The genomic region GAAGGTCACCCTGAATGTACACAAactgttatattaaaaaaacattttccccaAGTCAAACTTAAGGGCAAGTTAGGAGAATCCATTGTTCCTTTATTTCTAAGTTTATGTTCTGAATTTCCTCTGGCAATAATAGGTTCTTAGGAATCCAAAAGAGCTTAGGAAGTAAAATCATGAAAGTTGAACATCTAGGGTGAAACTTAGGAAAACAGTCAAATCTTAGCCTTGCACGCCTGCATGTATTTCAaagccttcatttttaaaaaaaaccgaATGGAAGCAGGACTATCTGCATCCTAGGTGGGCTATGAGAGGAAGCATTCACAGAGGAGATCTCAAAACAAGCCGAGTAAAGAATCCTTGAAGTGAGGTGTAATGCAACTTCATCACTTTATTCAAATCTTCAAAATAGTCTTTATTCTacatttttagtataaaaaatCCACAAGTTAAGTGCACCACAGTGTAGAGAGAGACATACAACGCTGAACTTCCATAACAGTCAATGGTACAGTCAAACATCACATGTACAGAACACAAAATTTAGATGAActtaaacttaaaataaaataaaatccaattttagaaaacaaaaatcaaaaaattaaggATCCCTGAAATATTCCTAACCCTAATGGGATTTCACTGGACTCAAGTCATTTTGTAGTGAGCCATTCACAATACAACCCCGTTCACCCAGCTCGGGAATTCTTAGAGCCATGAGTGGCTGCATCAGACACTGACAAATGGTAACCAATTTTTGATCTGAAAACTTCCCTTAATTTGGCTCTAGAGTCATCAGGCTTTTAAATgcaccctcctccctgcccctgaaATGATAAGCAAGCTGCTATTTATGATAGTTTGTGTTGATATCCTTTGTTGAACAAAGCTCAGTTTTTCTGGCACCAAAGCAAATTTGGGTTTGGTTCGTGTATGAAGAGACAGCCTACAAGGAGGGTCCAAAAGGCACCCTCCACTTCTGCCTGAAGAGACGCAAAAGCAGAAGTAATGGGGGCTGTGCTTGGGGCACAGAGGGGGTTTCAGAGGATCCTTGTGAAAGACTGGTTAAAAGATGACGAGTGAGGACAAGtgcaaggagagaaggaaattagTCTGACTGGCTTTCTGTCCTGCACCATTGATTCAATGGAGATTGGCGGGAAGGTATCGAAGACCGGGGCTGAGGGTGGAACATGGGGCAAAGGACgaaaaggaaaaggcagacaGCTAATGCAGTTCATTTGTAACAAGTAACCTAAATCAAAGACTTAAAGGAGATTAAAGACCAATCAGAATAATTTGGCAACTTTAATTCTTAGGAAGATCAAAGTTCCCTCCAAACCTAATTTGATGTTTTATTACTAAAAGCAAAGACCAGTATGGTACAGTATTACTCCAGAGGAATTACAGGAAGATCCTTAGGGCTGCTTCACCCACATTCATTTGATGAATGGATACCTCCCCTACCTCAAAATGCTTTAGGGAGGTACTGCTACCATTACATGGTTCCTTATTAAGTTTGAAAAGTGCCTGAAAGTTTGGGCACCAGAAAGACACCCCAACAACATGTGTCTAAACTGCAACTTCAGGTTAATATGACTAAAGCAGTTACATTGTGAGAAGTGCTGAAGGTATGTGACGTCTTTCCCGGCACAGAGGTGGCCTTGGTTCTTCACCAGATGGTGTAGCCGCCATCTGAGCCACCCATGAAGAAGTTTCCCTTCCGCTGAGTTACGAGGACATTCGCTCCCTGCATGACTGCCAGCTGAGCAGCATTGGGAGGGCATCCAGGGGGAGGAggctgaaaggaaaagacaaggtTGATTGGGCACCGGGCAGCTGATACGAGAGAAGTGGACAAAGATGAAAGAGGACCGGTCAGGAAGATGGCAACGTGCTACTTGAGCCAGCAGTGTGGGTGAAGCAGGTCTATATTCTCTGTGAGCCCCAAGACATAAACAGAAAACAGATCCTACCCCTCATTTAAAGGGTCCCAGATCCAAGATAAAGCCTAGGGATCCCTCCTGGGTATGCACAGTCCAGACCCATAAGCATTTGCAGGGTGGAAAATCCCTCTGACTCCCATTCCAAAAAATGGGGAGGGGTTACCAGGTCCATGGCCCTACACCACAGAGTTCCTCAACAGTTTTCACATGGATAATCTGAAGGCTCTACCTGATGACAGCATTCTCACCTCATTGTTAGCATATGGTTACTGCGTGAATGGCCCTAGCAAGGACCATTTGGGCTCTAGTTACCATACATAGGGAAACTAAGTGGGAGACATAGTAAAAGCCCTAGTAAAGTCTTCCTAAAGGGAACTTAACAGGGATACGCATTCTACTTTTTAATCATCATGGCTCCTGATAAAATGCTGTGCAAATATTAAGTAAATGCTTATGGAATGAATGAGGAGTGTTACTAGACCAGTACCAAAGTGAACTGGAAAAGCAGCAGGCAGGACTCCTAAGACAGAAACAAAGGAATCTGGTTAACTCAGACCTCAGTGAATATGCCAGAGGCTACTGACTTCCCACAGTTCTCCTGCCCCCTCAAGTGAATTCTGCCTGATTACTGGACgtcagtggttgcaccaatacCAGCAACTACTGCCCAGGGATGATGAAAGGATGACTATGTAGTCATTTCAGAAAGTTAATATACACAAGGGCTGAGGTTTTTGTGATAAAGGCATACTCACAGGAATGTTGCCAGCAGTAGCGCCAGCTCCAAATCTGGCACCTGTATCATACCCTCCTTCCACCAGCACTGTTGAACCAGGTGGATAGATGGGACCAACTGGATAATAAGCCATGGGGATTGTGGAACCTAAAGGTCCAACAGCCACAGACTGGGCCATGGGAAGGTACAGTGAGGCGCCAGGAAATGCAGCTGAcatggtggggactgtggcagcCCCTGGGTGCACAAAGCTCGGACGATAGAGCTagaagaggcagaagagaggGCAACACGTTACTTTATGACATTCTTATTTCAGATCTCTTTCATGAGGCAATTCTTAATTATTGTGCAGATTACACTCTGAGTTACACAAGTTGCCTTTCCACCAGCCACTCAATATCCTCCTGGATCACTTCCTGCTAGAAATAATGTTGGGCTCAAAGAACGCTAACTCATCTTCTCAACTTCAGCCTGTGCCAAAGAGCAAAATAATCAGATAATGCCTTCTCAACCCCAACTGAAATTGCTGAACTATAAAGAGGTTTTAGATTATCCACGTGAGCTCTCTCTCCTGTTTGTGGAGAGTAAATACATGTGTGGAGCCAGACTTAGCTAAAGACTGAAAATGTGATCCAAGAGTACTCAGTTCAAGTCTAGTAAACTGGAAGCACCTCTGAATAGGCAGGTGGAGCATCAGTATAGGGTGGAGCCTGAGGAAGATGCAAGGTCTGAGGGTACACAGGATTCCCGGGAGGCTGCACCGGGTAGGTTGGCTGCGTTGGATATTGACctggaagacaggaaaaaaaacaaaaaacaaaaaaaagaatgttgcctacCACACAGAGCAACCAAAATGGGGCAGAGCATACTGGGTAGCTAACCTCACTGAGCCAGCAAGAGGTTTGCAAAAACACTGTCCTAGAGGGCCTGATTCCTGGAACCAAGAAAATAAACACTCTTTGTACCCTTATAACTGAGATGCTGGATTCTAACTGGGCTGGAAGGTCTCTTTACAGTAGCACACTGGTACAAGGGGAAAGTCTATCTAGGCCCAAGATCCTTCCAGAATGGGCATGTCTGCGCACCCATTCCTGTCGATGTTTTAAGTGTGTGCGTCCTCTCTGCTCTGGTGgtcccccagggcctggctgaAACTGGCCTAGAGCTCGTGAGTAACGGTGTTTGTAGTCCTCCACCTCACAGGTTCCTACTCAAGGTCGACTTCCAAATAAAAAGAGTGGTGAAAGTGAGCCTTGGGATGGGAGAGGAGGTGGAGGCGAATGTCCTAACACAGGAACTGGGAGACGTTCAGGCGGCCAGCGAGGTTAAGGGGAAAGAGACCCTTCGGCCTGCCCGGCCCGCCCACCAGGGCCGGCAATTCACTAGTTAAGCCCTGGGGCCTGCCTGTGGTTCCGGAGCGCGGCGCCCCGCCTCCGCAGGCTCTCCATTGGCCTACCCAAATATCAGCTCTAGCTCCCCATTTGCGCCTGCAGATGCCCATCACGACAAGCCTTctcgcccccccccccgctccaaCGGCCCCCCACTCGAGCCCGGAGCTCCAAACTGCGCCACAGAGTTTAAGGGGGAAAAGGCCAGGAGGGGGCGAGCAGCCGTAGTTCGGGGATGACGAAGGCGTCTGGCGCAACCCCCGGCACTACAGCTGGCCCAGGAGCGCGGCGCAACTAGCCCCAGGCCTGGCTTTTGATGACCCTTGGTCCCGGGCCCGCTCTCTCCGGGCCAGCACTATTCTCCCCGATGGCCTCAGCTACCCCCTGTCCTTGCCTTTGCTGTTCATGGTGGCTGCGGGTCCGGTTCAGCTCGGCGTCGCGGACGGTTATTTTTTTCGTCCTCTTCCTGTTCGTAGTCACTTCCGTGTCACGTGACGATTCGTCCGCCTAGCGTCACCCGACGCCCGAATGCCGCTGCCACCGGAAACCCCGCCCCTTCGCCAGGTCTCCAGTAGCTGGAGGAAGGACCCGCGTGATCCGCCCACTCACTTTGGCCCCGCCCACTGGGTCGAgccctccaacccccacccttGTCCCTTGATTGGAAGAAAACAAAGTACAGGTATTGTCTCAAAACAGTATCTTTTCTCTCTTGGTCGCTCTGAGGCAGTACCTTCACACTGCTCCCCGAAACCCTTCCCACCTACGCACTGCAACTCAAGGTCACCTTACTTTGAGAGTCTTTCCACAGGGGGCACAGTGCTACGAATTTCTCTAACTGCCTGAAATACGCTCCTCAAACCCTTGATTTATCCCGTGTTCCCCTCCCATTAAACCCAACTTAAGCCTCAACTCCATAGAGGTTTATTTTGCTGGTCGTATTCACATCTGTCCTTTTCTGACTTAGACCATCACTCGAATTTTCTCAGCCTGTCCATTCTACCGACAGGCTTCTGTGTTTATTTCAGTGTCGCTTTCTCACTAAAAGGAAGGGTATGCTGTGCtgtgaaccccccccccccccacacacactacAGCTAACACTGAAACTGGCATTCTTGTGGTCCCCAAGGAGTGCCTGTGGCCCTGCCCTTCCTTTGGTACCTGTTACAGGCAACTGTGTGATACCTcatgtatattttcctttgtgtATCTCCTAAATTAattgttcttggagttctcttgtggctcagtggtctaaggacctggcgttgtcgctgctgtggctctggttatagctatggcaagggtttgacccctggcgtGGGAATTTCTGCATTCCTAGctgaggcaaaacaaaacaaaacaaaacaaaacaaaaaccttgttCTTAAGGGCAAAGATGGCATCCTTTCAGGCAGCAAATAAgtttttccttccattcttcgTTTTAAAATATCTGCTGGTGTTGCTCTGTGCAAGTAGAGATGGAGCTGGACAAGACAGGCAAACATTGTTTTCTTATGGAATTTACATTCTATACTTCAGTAAGAACAttagaaaagcatctgaaaagggAAAACTTTGGAAAGAAAAGCCCTCAGTAAACCGTAGAAGcctgataaatatttgctgatgaaTGATTTAAACCACTGATTTCAGCTCAGCAATCCCTTGCTTTTGTTTCCAGTAGCATATTATGCTCAGAGTTTTCAGAGCAGAGCACCCCTGCAATGCTCTGGGGGGTCTTCATgaatcttcacaacagccctgtgTGATAGCCAGGACTTGTTTGAGCATTcctggcttttttgttgttgttgttttgtttttgtctttttgccatttcttgggccgctccctcagcatatggaggttcccaggctaggggtccaatcggagctgtagccaccagcctacgccagagccacagcaacacagtatgtgagctgtgtctgcaacctacaccacagctcacggcaacgcgggatcgttaacccactgagcaaagccagagatcgaacccgcaacctcatggttcctagtcggttttgttaaccactgcgccacggtgggaactctgcattcctgtttttatttttttattttatttatttatttatttatttatttttttttttttggctttttgctatttcttgggccactcccgcggcatatggaggttcccaggctgggggtcgaatcggagctgtggccaccggcctacaccagagccacagcaacgcgggatccgagctgcatctgcaacctacaccacagctcacggcaacgccggatcgttaacccactgagcaagcacagggaccgaacctgcaacctcatggttcctagtcggattcgttaaccactgcgccacgatgggaactcctgcattcctgTTTTTAAATGTGAGAATTAATTAAagagatctgggagttcccactgtggtgtggtgggttaaggatccggggttgtctCTGTCTGTGTGActtcaatccccagctgggcacagtgggttaaggatgcaggcataggtctcagctgtggctcagattcagtccttggctctggatcttccatatgctgcaggtgtagccaaaagaagaaaaaaaagagagagagagagagagagagattttcccCCAAGTCACACAGTGAACAGGTTACAAAATCAGATCTTGTGTCCTGGCTCCCAGATTCCTaagtcagtgtttttgttttgttttgttcttatcaCTTCATACTGCCTGTCCTGCTAAAATACTCTAAAAGGCCAACTTCCAAGGCTGATTGTATTTGGagttcttttaggtttttttcgcCCTTTCAGTAGATTCATGTTGTTTATTTGGTTCAGACTAATGTTAGTATGATAAAGCctgtgatatttatcttttcctgTATTTCTGACTCTGATCTTCTTGAACCAGGCACAATGTTAGAGATTCACTCATTCACCACTTCTGTGGAAAACACTTAAAATTGCCAGGCACTGTTATAAAACAATACAAAGCCCTTGATCTCCTGAAGCTCATCTTCTGGTACAGGGGCTTGCAAACTTTTTTGATCAAAGTCCACAGTAATAcactttctaaaaaattttttattttgttgtcattgttttgtttacagtaaaatactttaaatcggagttcccattgtggctcagtggaagcgaatccatctggtaaccatgaggatgcaggtttgatccctggactcgctcagtggattaaggatccagcatggccatgagctgtggtgtagttcacagatgcagctcggatctggcattgctgtggcggtggtgtaggccagaggctacagctcaaatttgacccctagcctgggaacctccatatgccacaggtatgaggccctaaaaaggcaaaaaataaaaataaaaatactttaaatcatGATCCagtacacacatatttataaatatatgtaagtgAAAATTTTATGACCTAGTACTTTTCCTTTTGTGTACAATGCACTATAGTATTTTCTGTtctctcctattttttctttttttttcttttggcatgtggaagttcccaggccagggattgaaaccacagcacagctgcagcctgtaccacagctgtggcaacacttgatccttagcCCTACTGCACCATAGGGgaacttcctctttcttttctttctttcttttggtcacAGAGCTTGATGTGGGATATtggttcctagaccagggattgaaccccaggtTGCAGCAGTGAAGCACTGAGtgtttcagagaggttaagtagctgAACTAAGTTACACAGCTTCAGAGCCAAGGTTCAAACTCAGCTTTTCTTGATTTTACAAGCCTTCTTTCTAATGTGTACCTTGTTTaaagtttactttttcaaaaaatctgTTGCCTCCCAAGggtctcagtttcatcatctacCAAAAAATTCACATATTTGTGTCACCTCCAAATCCAGACTGTgttctagagaaagaaaagagcaaagaggAGCCTGAAAAGACAGGGGAAGGGGGCTGAGCTGATAGACTGTAAATTCTGGTCAGAACCCTTCCCCCGGTGTTAAAAGTTCAGAGACTTCTGGAGTCCCGTCATGGCACGCAGTGGAAACgtatccagctaggaaccatgaggttgtgggttcgatccctggccctacccagtgggttaaggatccggtgttgccgtgagctctggtgtaggtcacagatgaggctcggatctggcgtttctgtggctgtgttgtaggccagcagttgtagttccgattagacccctagcctgggaacctccatgtgctacaggtgtggccctaaaaagcaagcaaaaaaagaaaaaaaaaattcagatactTCTACTGGATGGTAAACAGTAATTGCCCCCAATCCCTCTCCCCAGATACCCTCCTCTGTTCCAGCCCCCAACTGGAACCCCTTCTCCAGACTTTTCCATGGTCCAGTGATTAAAGGGTTAACTCTTGACACCCAGGAAGCCTGCAGGACCTAGCTCCAGCTAAGGCAAGATGCTCTCAGATGGGTCAGCGCCTCCTCTACAACACATTGAATATTTTGCCTAACACCCTGGGACTTGGCTCTCTTGAAAGCCAGCGCAGAGCTAAAGGAGAGTCCCAGCAGAAATGGAGGGGCTGCAAGCCACTGTTTTCTCTGACAGGTAGGATTAAGGAGCATCTGACTACTTTCCTGGTCAAGCATCAAGAGCCTTGCTGTTTTCTTCATCCTCCTGGATCCCCAGTGAGATGAAGCTGTTCAATTAGTCATTTAGCAAACACCTCTTCTTAAATTAATTTAACACCTATTTAATGGAGcacctgttatgtgccaggccctgtaaCAAGCACTAAGGAAAGAAGAGTGAGGAAGCAGACTTAGTCCCTTCTCATGGAACTTAGTCTATCGAATggcagagaagaaaagtaaatggATAATCAAAATACAGTGTGATTGGTGCTGATATAAGGACAGTataggaagagttcccatcatggctcaggggaaatgaatccgactagcatccagggtgacacaggttcgatccctggcctcgctcactgggttaaggatccggcgtcgccatgagctgcagtgtaggttgcagacccagctcagctcctgcattgctgtagctgtgacgtaggttggcagctctagctccgattatacccctagcctgggaacctccatatccctagggattggccctaaaaagacccccccccaaaaaaggacagTATAGGATGTTATGAGAACATATGAGGTGAGGTATCTAATATCCTCTCCTGTGGACAGGGAAGGCATCATGCTGCCTGTGATATCTGAGATGAAATCTGCAGGACAAGTTAAACAAATGAGGAAGGTACTTCCCCAAAGAGAGAACAGCCTATGCAGAGGCCTAAAGGTGGGAGAACTTGTGGGGAGGGAGGACATGAAAACAGTTCAGTGGGGCCAGAGTGTGGAATGGGAGATGAAGATGGCTAAGAGAGGAAGCTGAAGAGGCGAACAGCCTTTCTAGGCAGGGGAGCCCATGAaggcctttgtctttttttttttttttttttttgccacacccacagcatgcctaaattccagggccagggatcaaagcagtgacaactg from Sus scrofa isolate TJ Tabasco breed Duroc unplaced genomic scaffold, Sscrofa11.1 Contig2094, whole genome shotgun sequence harbors:
- the DAZAP2 gene encoding DAZ-associated protein 2 isoform X1 — encoded protein: MNSKGQYPTQPTYPVQPPGNPVYPQTLHLPQAPPYTDAPPAYSELYRPSFVHPGAATVPTMSAAFPGASLYLPMAQSVAVGPLGSTIPMAYYPVGPIYPPASSPWMPSQCCSAGSHAGSECPRNSAEGKLLHGWLRWRLHHLVKNQGHLCAGKDVTYLQHFSQCNCFSHINLKLQFRHMLLGCLSGAQTFRHFSNLIRNHVMVAVPP
- the DAZAP2 gene encoding DAZ-associated protein 2, which gives rise to MNSKGQYPTQPTYPVQPPGNPVYPQTLHLPQAPPYTDAPPAYSELYRPSFVHPGAATVPTMSAAFPGASLYLPMAQSVAVGPLGSTIPMAYYPVGPIYPPGSTVLVEGGYDTGARFGAGATAGNIPPPPPGCPPNAAQLAVMQGANVLVTQRKGNFFMGGSDGGYTIW